From Pulveribacter suum, a single genomic window includes:
- the dsrO gene encoding sulfate reduction electron transfer complex DsrMKJOP subunit DsrO has protein sequence MPETHSPARPSAPPAVQQGKRTFLQDLVGLATAFGLTAAAAPAAALTLPGTTQPPRRPGMEGKRFGMLVDIRKCIGCQACTVSCSVENLPPIGQFRTTVLQYEIDKPDGSMPAMVSLPRLCNHCEEPPCVPVCPVQATFQRTDGIVLVDNERCVGCGYCVQACPYDARFINHETQTADKCTFCEHRLDVGLLPACVESCVGGARVIGDLNDPGSEINRRMAAHTEGVKVLKPDMKTEPRVFYIGLPDEFVHGVAGQASVRLVSDH, from the coding sequence ATGCCTGAAACCCATTCCCCCGCACGCCCCAGCGCGCCGCCCGCGGTGCAGCAGGGCAAGCGCACCTTCTTGCAGGACCTGGTCGGCCTGGCCACCGCCTTCGGCCTGACGGCGGCCGCGGCCCCCGCCGCTGCCCTGACCTTGCCCGGCACCACCCAGCCGCCGCGCCGCCCCGGCATGGAGGGCAAGCGCTTCGGCATGCTGGTGGACATCCGCAAGTGCATCGGCTGCCAGGCCTGCACGGTGAGCTGCTCGGTGGAAAACTTGCCGCCCATCGGCCAGTTCCGCACCACGGTGCTGCAATACGAAATCGACAAGCCCGACGGCTCCATGCCCGCCATGGTCAGCCTGCCGCGCCTGTGCAACCACTGCGAGGAGCCGCCCTGCGTGCCCGTGTGCCCCGTGCAGGCCACCTTCCAGCGCACCGACGGCATCGTGCTGGTGGACAACGAGCGCTGCGTGGGCTGCGGCTATTGCGTGCAGGCCTGCCCGTATGACGCGCGCTTCATCAACCACGAGACGCAGACGGCCGACAAGTGCACCTTCTGCGAGCACCGGCTGGACGTGGGCCTGCTGCCCGCCTGCGTGGAAAGCTGCGTCGGCGGCGCCCGCGTGATCGGCGACCTGAACGACCCGGGCAGCGAGATCAACCGCCGCATGGCCGCGCACACCGAGGGCGTGAAGGTGCTGAAACCCGACATGAAGACCGAGCCGCGCGTGTTCTACATCGGCCTGCCCGACGAGTTCGTCCATGGCGTGGCCGGCCAGGCCAGCGTGCGCCTGGTGTCCGACCACTGA
- the nrfD gene encoding NrfD/PsrC family molybdoenzyme membrane anchor subunit, whose product MQITELLTPAYEAAWLPWAVQYFFLAGVATGAALLTSLCAFGAPHSRLARLLPTAVLTLAISSVAAPVSLLADLHQPARFWHFYAYFTPWSWMSVGAVLLPVFITLALAMCAAWWLGRPGWMRLLAGALVLSALSITAYTGAEMMVIRARPLWNTLWVPVNLALTGWLATVGTAFVLERFLPAAQRPGAAALQLLRSLGLLLAAALVAVALAWAATGLAGGNPSFKAALRLWDFPVWRLSIVASAIGGVAVVAALVRGRWRLQQPGYTLVLGLGLAASAWAFRWALFMGVQGVPKFGAGLYLYQMPLGSDGLMGMLGVAGLCVALVALAGWALERWPGRAPLAA is encoded by the coding sequence ATGCAGATCACCGAACTGCTCACCCCCGCCTACGAGGCGGCCTGGCTGCCCTGGGCGGTGCAGTACTTCTTCCTGGCCGGCGTGGCCACGGGCGCCGCGCTGCTGACCAGCCTGTGCGCCTTCGGCGCGCCGCACTCGCGCCTGGCCCGGCTGCTGCCCACGGCCGTGCTGACGCTGGCCATCAGCAGCGTCGCCGCGCCGGTGTCGCTGCTGGCCGACCTGCACCAGCCGGCGCGCTTTTGGCACTTCTATGCGTACTTCACGCCGTGGTCGTGGATGTCGGTGGGCGCCGTGCTGCTGCCGGTGTTCATCACGCTGGCGCTGGCCATGTGCGCCGCCTGGTGGCTCGGCCGCCCGGGCTGGATGCGCCTGCTGGCCGGCGCGCTGGTGCTGTCGGCGCTGAGCATCACCGCCTACACCGGCGCCGAGATGATGGTCATCCGCGCCCGCCCGCTGTGGAACACGCTGTGGGTGCCCGTGAACCTGGCGCTGACCGGCTGGCTGGCGACCGTGGGCACGGCCTTCGTGCTGGAGCGCTTTTTGCCCGCCGCGCAGCGCCCCGGCGCGGCCGCACTGCAGCTGCTGCGCAGCCTGGGCCTGCTGCTGGCCGCCGCCCTGGTGGCCGTGGCGCTGGCCTGGGCTGCCACCGGGCTGGCCGGCGGCAACCCATCGTTCAAGGCGGCGCTGCGCCTGTGGGACTTCCCCGTCTGGCGCCTGAGCATCGTGGCCTCGGCCATCGGCGGCGTGGCCGTGGTGGCGGCGCTGGTGCGCGGCCGGTGGCGGCTGCAGCAGCCCGGCTACACGCTGGTGCTGGGCCTGGGCCTGGCGGCCAGCGCCTGGGCCTTTCGCTGGGCGCTGTTCATGGGCGTGCAGGGCGTGCCCAAGTTTGGCGCCGGCCTGTACCTGTACCAGATGCCGCTGGGCAGCGACGGCCTGATGGGCATGCTGGGCGTGGCCGGCCTGTGCGTGGCGCTGGTGGCCCTGGCCGGCTGGGCGCTGGAGCGCTGGCCCGGCCGCGCACCGCTCGCCGCCTGA